The Erinaceus europaeus chromosome 17, mEriEur2.1, whole genome shotgun sequence nucleotide sequence CAAAGGGCAGCCTGGCCTCCAGAAGAGGTTCTGGATTTTGCCTCCACTTGAGGCTTATGGCACCCTGTGCTGCCTGAGCCTCctgtcttctttgcctttcttagTCTCTGTGTGAGTTGGGCTGGGGACCACTGTTCTTCCTCAAGAGGGAGACCCCTCTGATAGGCTCTGTGACTATGAAGAGGTGTCACCAAAATAAACcaatcctttctttcctccctccctcccttccttccttccttccttctttccttccttccttccttccttccttccttccttccttccttccttccttccttaaggTTTTGGAGTGATATGACTTGCTAAAAAAGGGTGATTCAGGAGTTGAGCCTCAACTTACTTTTCCTCAAATGTCCTCTTATCACTGACTTGTGTCTTAGACCCAGGGATCTGAATCCCTCTTCTATCTCCTGCACCCTTCAAATACAGATCACCATCTGTTGCTCACAGCCATGCTGATCTGCCCCCTATGTCTGagcttctctttcttactttttcctGGGGAACAGGACCGGGTATAGTGGCTTGGGGTGAATGGGAAGGAAGAGCCAACATGCTATTCCTTGACCCATTTTGAAACCCTGTAGGGTTAgagggttgtgtgtgtgtatgtatgtggtgtgtgtggtggggggttgtCAAAGGTGAAGTTTTgttgggggaggtagggagaagaAGGTAATTTAAACAGAATTCTTGAGTTTACCAAATTGCCATTTATTCTTGTGTCAATATCAGGGGTTGTTGTAATGAAGAACAAGTAAGAGATCTCATGTGTTACTCTCAGTCCATATGAAGCTACCCAACATTTCTGCTTAGCtaatatgggaaactgaggctcagagggagAGCTATAATTTATAGCCAAGGGCAGAAAATAATCCCCTGACTCTCCTGGGCCCTGCTTGCTACCACTCTGTAGTAGAGGGCCCTGAAATTGGAAGGCATCCAGGGAGGCAAGCAAGGCACATCCTGTCCTTCTAAActtgaaagagaggagagggctgCCTGGTGAGTCTTAGTAATGGTGCATTGCAGGGTTCCTTGCATGCTGAGTGACATGAGGTTAGAGTGCTCAGATATTTTTCATTTGAAACCCTCTCTCCCATGTCACAGGGAAACACACCAAGGAGTGGAGGACACGGAGGCATCACAGCAGGATTGCAAACCACCAGCCCCAGAGTTTGGTTCCCCTCTGTGTCCTCAGCTGTCACTTGCCCAATGGGGATTGACATGGCAGAAGCCTGGAGATAAATTCCAGGAAGCCTTCTCAGACCCCAGCACCTCCTCACTGGGCTCCCTGAAGCCAGCCTGCTCATGGGACACCCCCACCTCTAGGGATGTGCTCAGCAGAACTCCAGGTGTTGGTCAGGGGGGACATTGTAGTTGAGCTTGTGGGCTTCAAAGAGATTACACAACTCTTCCATATAGCGCTGATGCAGCTGGTCCACCTCCTCCTTTGAGGGATTTTCTATCTGCTGCACCTCGATGGGCTTTCCCACTGCAAGACATAAAGGTGAGTGGTGACCCAGGGCTGGAATCACCAAGTCTTACATGCAGGGAGGTACTCTAATTGCTACATCTTCCTGTCTTAATGGTGGGTGATGCATTCTAAAATGGTAGGACAACTTCCAAGTTTCTCTTACAACATACCGTAAGTGGCATCTCAATGGAACCAATGCAGTAGGtcctttactttaaaaatatttatttatttatttatttataggagaaCATTGCTGTTCATCCATGCTGCCAAAGATGGAACTTGGCATCTCAAGTTTGCAAAGCACAAGTTTAACTCAGCTATATCATAGTTCCCTAAAGCATATGCAtacttgtatgtatgtgtgtaatgAAATTCAGAGCACGGTGCTGGTACATTGGACCAGTGTCCTCACtcatgccagtcctgtgctctgcccactTGGTAACTTCTCCACCAGCAGCAGACACTTTATACTCATCTCCCTTTCAATACTCTCAATAGTCTGATGGGGAATGAACTTGATCTTTTCTCACTCATTTGATGGAGAAGACAATATGGATCAATCACTTCTTGGAGGTTAATCACTTCTTgaccttttggctaagatcaagtgtagaccAGAGAGATCAAGTGAGTCTTTCCAAATTAATGCTAgattgtaaattctagggatggACTCATAGGCTCTGAGTTATGTGGCTCTGGGAATCTGTGGTATTACTATTAACAAGTTCTGCAATTCTAGGATTAGGTGAGCCCGCACACAGGCaattcctccccccttcctccaaCATAGTTTGCTATACCCCTCATTATAGGGAGAAGTCAGGAAGGCTCTGACTAGCTTCCTTCAGGCTCTGCCTGGATCAGAAGGTAGCTtcccaacccaggtgtccaacaacagatgagtggctgagcaagttgtggtatatatacacaatggaatactactcagctgtaaaaatggtgacttcactgttttcagccgatcttggatggaccttgaaaaaatcatgttgagtgaaataagtcagaaacagaaggatgaatatgggatgatctcactctcaggccgaagttgaaaaacaagattagaaaagaaaacacaagtcgaacctgaaatggaattggagtattacaccaaagtaaaagactctggggtgggtgggtgggtgggtggggagaatacaggtccatgaaagatgatgaatgacatagtgggggttgtattgttaaatgggaatctggggaatgttatgcatgtacaaactattgtatttactgttgaatgtaaaacattaattccccaataaagaaataaattataaaaaaataaaaataaataaaataaataaaaaaatttgatttgatttgataaaagacaggcagagagaaattgggaagggagggagagagagggagaaagggagagagaaagacaactgcagatgtGTTTCatgattaggggcttgaacccaggaccttgtgaactgtaatgtgtgtgctttaccaggtgtgcaaaaaaaaaaaagtttttatgctTACTCTTGCAGCCTAGTGTTTGATTTTCAACACATGGTATAAGTTTGTCCAATGTCTTCCTTTACCATACCTTTAAAAACAATTAAGAAGTAGCAAATGAtcatatgaagaaatgttccacctgacttattattagagaaatgcaaatgaaagccACAATGGGATAccacctcaaaaaaaaagaaggtagctTCCCTGCTTTCTCCTCTTGGAAAAATCTCTGAAGCAGCAGCAATACTGAATCATGAAAATATTGCTACAAGAGGCAAGGAAAGGTCATGGGATATAGGTTCAAGGTCATGGATTAGGGCCATGATGCCAAGACTGCTCAGCTGGTAGACAAATAGATGGGTGGAGAGAAATGGACCTCCTGGGAGAGGCTTTGTTAGAAGAACCTAGTTGGAATTCAGGAAAAATAAGTCAACTGTCCAGTTAGTTAAAATATAATGGTACTTGGTCACTGCTGGAGCACATGCCCACAATTTATAGGAGAACCAACCCCTCAGGTGCTAATTCACAGCCCATTGATTCCAACTGCACAGAATTCTGATAGACTCAGAATGACCTTCCCTTATCTTCTCCAATAAGTGACATTATTGGGCTGGAACTACACCCTCATTCACTGGCACCCTCAATGTCAAATAGAATTTGAGTCACACTGTCATTGTGTTTCAGTGGCCATGTGATCACACGTGAGCTGCTGCATAGTTTTGAGTATCAATTTGCTACCAAAAATGGGGATCATGGTCCCTGCTTCTCAGGCTGCTGCTATAAACTGAGCAGGCAACACCCAGCACATGCTCAGTGCTTAGCAGTGATGCCTTTGTTTGTGTCTCTGCCACAGGTTGCATCCCAGATGACCTTGAATACAGGTTCTCTTCCTGAGAGTCTATCTCTGAGCCTGAGAGGGCAGGGTTGTGCCTGGCCCATCTCTATGACCTCTGCCAgtgcccctcccctgatagcccccTCCCTCAAGGTCTGGATCTTGACTCACCCACAGTAGTGATGGGTCGGCGGTAGGGTATGAGACCAAAGCTGTACTGGAAGATGCCACGGCCATGGAAGAGTGGGAGGGAGATGCCCATGATCTTCTGCAGCCTGTTCTGGCCCCAACGCAGCCAGGAGCCCTGGGTATTTTCAACCTGATCAAACACATTGTTTTCCCCAAAGGAGAAGATGGGAATCAGAGGTGTCCTGGAGGGAGACAGAAGAGAACAAGCATGTAGGAGGTCCCAGGAATGCCCAAAAAGGGTGCCTAGCTTCTGACAGGTGCACATGGTTTGGGAGAAGTCCATaaccatatctatctatctatctatctatctatctatctatctatctatctatctatctatcatctatcatctatctatctatctatctatcatctatctatctatttatcttatatcactatctctctctttcctttcttcttattattattattttattttttaccagagcactgctcagccctggtttatggcggtgcatgagattgaatttgggactttggaacctcaggcatgagcatctctttgcataaccattatgctatctaccccccacccagaaCCTTCTCTAAAAATCCAGGAACTGTCCCTAAAATCCTTCCTCCTATGCTCCATGAGCAGGAACTGGAGCAGAGGATGGAGCTTTGGACTGGAGGCTAGAAGCTGGAGGCCTGGTTTCTCCTACGGTCTGCTCCCTTATCACTCTCAGTTGCACCATAACCAGAATGCTTCTGAGGTTCTTCCTACATAAGAGGAATCTGCAAATTTTATAGAGAAAATGTATGCTGCCCAAGCCGTTTTGTATTCATCAATGAggctttggggtggggtgggggtaaggaGGCAGTTCTAAACCAAGTTTCAAACTCCATTCTCCTAGATCCTATAGGTGCTGGATCTAATGCTAGCTTTGGGTAAATGTACTTTGCTCCTAAGTTCCTTTGAGCCCTGAGTCTCCCTGACAGAATTATTTTTCCTCAAATATTTGGGCATGAGACATTATAATTCTctcacaaaaaaatatataattttctcTATGAAGGGACCAAGAATCACTATGAAAAAATAGACCCTACAGTATCTTTACAGTCTCCTACCCAGACATGCCCCTTGCTGAGCTCCAGTGGAGCTGCCACCCGCCCTAGGTACCCGTGCATCAGTGCCAGCCTCACGAAGCCCTTGCGGTTCTTGAGAAGCAGCGTGTAGGCCCCGGGCCTGGCGTCCAGTGCCTCCTGGGCGCCCCCGACAATGACAACCAGCAGGTTGCCACCTTCCTTTCTATTCAGAATGTGAGCAGCACATTCCTTGTCTGATGTTACCAGCcctggagagaaaggaagatggtCAGGTCTGGGGTCAGGGTCAGGGACTGAAGGGGTGAAGGTGGCCCCCCTGAAAGAGACCCCTAATACTATAATAACAAATCCTATGAGATCAACAAGTCTACTTGCTCCAGCTGGAGATCTCTGAGCATCTTCCCAACCCCCTAGCTGAACGGAGCTCCATTGAATGGTTCTGTGGGTGGTGTCCCTCTGGGTCTAACATCTCCTGCGGCCCATTGCACACATCTGGGGCAAAGTCTAAAACCTTTGCTAGAAGTCCCTAAAacttctccttctctgcctccagcCTCTCTGTCCTGGAACCCCAGGGAGGGAGACTCACCCCCTGACATGAGGTAATCCCTGAAGAAGGGGAAGCGGAACCACAGGGTGAGCATCATCAGGTGGGGGCGGATGCCAGGAAAGATGGAGGAGAAACCTGTGCTTTCTGTGCACAGGTTGATGAAGGCTCCTGAGGCCAGGACACCATGTGGGTGGAAGCCAGCCAGATAGTTCCGGGATGGGTTCAGCTCAGCAGTCTTGACCAGCTGTTGGCAGAGAGAACTAGTGAACATGTAGGTCCAGCCTGACTCTGCCCCTTCCAGGAAGCCTTGGGAGAGAAGCAGTCCTGCTTGAGGCCCTAGCCTCTTAGGAAGGTACATGAATGCAGTCATTATGTTGGCTGTCTCTCAGGCTCCCTGCTGGGTTTGGACAAATTTCAAGTCTTGTGGCTTGGGAGGTGGAGTTTTGTATAAAGTATTGTAtgctcaagcacaaggtcctgagttggattccagtgatgctctgattctttccttctctctcaccaaacaaacaaacaaacaaataaatacttatttttaattgcagagcTTTCAGAGTATTTCTGTTTTTgactattaatattttttaattgtcaccagggttgtcgaTGGGCTTGATACAAATGAATCCACCTTTTTCTGCagccattttcatttctctgtttttcctatttcttttttatagagacagagagatatcaaagtggggagagagagagggagagagagagagagagaaagaggaagtgagaaacccctgcagcaccgctttatcacttgtgaaacttccttcctgtaGATGggtccatgggcttgaacctgggtccttgtgcacagtaacatgcactctaccaggttcaccaacCCCCAGCCTCTGGCTGGTGACTTTAGGGCCTTTGTAAGTTAGGGACATTGGACCctgtcctcccacctcccaaaagtTTCTGTTTTGAGGCTGCCCTGAAATTGATGTCTAGGTTATGGCATCAAAAGACCACATGGGGGCACCACCATACAGGAAGAATCGCAACTGACTAAAACTGAGTAAAACTGACATCTAAACCTGAGAGTGAGCATTCACAAGCTATCTCAGAGCATATACAGGTTGGAAGAGGCTGTGCTAGCCATGTGTGCCCATCTGCAATGCAGTGTATCATGTGGGCTGCTCTGCTCCCCCTTACAGggcctctcaattttcctctgtcaacGGCCCAGACCATGAGAGGTTCTGCTAGCACAGTGGATGGCCCTGGTCTGCTTAGGCCTGCAGCACGGAGGGTATGGCAGAAAGTTCCAGACATGTGGCCTGAGTGGCAGAAAAAGCCACTATCATTCTTAGCAGTGCAGGAAAGAGA carries:
- the MOGAT2 gene encoding LOW QUALITY PROTEIN: 2-acylglycerol O-acyltransferase 2 (The sequence of the model RefSeq protein was modified relative to this genomic sequence to represent the inferred CDS: substituted 2 bases at 2 genomic stop codons), with the translated sequence MEFHLLVKVRQIRKVLSEEATALQSCSPALLSRKGEVKGSSQETNPSRVGTGRPWCWARHPVLAQPQKLGATALSGGRRARMVEFAPLQVPWERRLQTLAVLQWVLSFLILAQLCTAIFIGLLFTRFWILTIFYATWWFLDWDTPSQWRQTQXETLRRSFIWKYMRDFFPSRXLVKTAELNPSRNYLAGFHPHGVLASGAFINLCTESTGFSSIFPGIRPHLMMLTLWFRFPFFRDYLMSGGLVTSDKECAAHILNRKEGGNLLVVIVGGAQEALDARPGAYTLLLKNRKGFVRLALMHGTPLIPIFSFGENNVFDQVENTQGSWLRWGQNRLQKIMGISLPLFHGRGIFQYSFGLIPYRRPITTVVGKPIEVQQIENPSKEEVDQLHQRYMEELCNLFEAHKLNYNVPPDQHLEFC